TTTTGTCTCCAGCTAAGTCCGGATCTTCACAACTACACAATTGCGCAAACTCTAACCCAAATACAGACACACAgacacacacacacacatatatatatatatatggaTCTAACGTTCCGAGTGAAATCTTGTTAAGCGGTTATTACCGAACCAATTGGGGCCAGCTCTACTGGATCAACGTGGGATTGGCAGAGAAGAACTTCGAGGGAAGGGGGTTGGAGAAGAGAGTGGGATGCGGGCGTGGGGGTTCCTGTTTCTTTTATCGGTATAGCGGACCTAGTTAATAAAACGTAGAGGGCTTCAACAGAGCGACCGTCCAGGTCAGCCGTCGAGGCCCATATTAGGTGTGACCAGGAAATCAATGTTAAGATTGTTGTAGTGGCCGTGTGGGCTGCTGTTTGTAAAGACAGTTCTTAGTTATATCGGACAGGGTTCTCTGGTACAGTATTTCGAAAGATGGCGAGGGGTTACCCTGGGTGAGTGGAGGCTTTTGCCAAAAAGGCTGATGGTGATAATAATGACGGTTGGTGGAAGTATATGAGCAATGgaagcagcagcagcagcagcagcagcagcagtagCAAAAGTTGTCTAAGACCAAATCAGTATGGCTACGTTCAACCCCTACAACGAGATGGAGAATCAGGCACGTGTTCAGGAGTACAAGGTCTCCACAGGTAGAGGAGGAGCCGGCAACATCCATAGGTCTATTTCCAAGCCATCTCCCGTGCTTCTTCCATTGAAATCCAACTCAAAGCCAGCTGCAAACAACAGCAGTAATGGAGGCAATCAGGAGAAAGTTCCGCGTTTTGCCATTGGCAGGGGCGGCGCTGGCAATATCTTTCATGATCCGCATCTGACAAGGTCCGCTCAGCAACTAGACTCCAACGATAATATCAACTATAACGACGTGATTAACGACATTGACGACTATATCTCGCCTATAACTTCAGACATGGGCGAGGAAGGCGAGGGGAATCCGGTGACCAACACCAGGTCTCGTATTAGCGCCACAAGAAGTCACCAATCGCTACATGCCACCACTTCATCTCCCAACAATAAGGCGCCGATTGTTGTTGGTAGAGGGGGTGCAGGAAACATCTTctttaataaaaagaaagtgtCCAGCAGTGGGGGAAATGAAGAGGATGAGATACGAGGCAGCAATTACGAGGATGAGGATACGATCAATGCAAACGAGGATAATCTTTTCGTGGTGACTTCGAATGGCAATGCATTGGCGGCAATCAAATCTGCTTCCAAGAAACCCAAAAATAAGCATAAGGGCAAAAACGTGCCGGAAAAATTCGCCATTGGCAGGGGCGGTGCAGGAAACATAATCTCGCCCAAGTCAAGTAGGAATACTATACAGCACAACTCTAACGACGAGGACGGTGGCAAAGGAGATGAAGTTTATGTGAAAGATGACAatagtaaagaaaagaagaagaagaagaagaagaaatcggGATTCTTCAATTCCTTGAAAACTATGTTTAATTGAAATAACATTCATCAgcaaacaaaataaataaataaataaataaataaataaacagttaaataaataaataataatagtgcAAGCGTGTTCTAAACTTGACTAGCTAGTTCTTTCAATAGTTTGTAATCACGTTGAACGATACCACCATTACTTGGTAAGTAGGTGGTGCCGTCCATCAAGAACTTATCAACAGAGGCAGCACACTTTCTACCTTCTTGAATGGCCCAGACAATCAAGGATTGTCCTCTTCTACAGTCACCACATGCAAACGTCTTTCCTCCGTCAATAGAGTACGAAGAGTCGTCCAGTGTGGCAATAGTACCACGTCTGGTTTTCTTCACTTCACTATCGTTGCCGTTGATCAACTCAGGACCAACGAACCCCATTGACAACAAAATGATATCCGCTTCGAAGATTTCTTCACTGTTGGGGATTTCTACCATTTGCCATACGCCACTTTGAGACTTCTTCCATTCCACACGCACCGTTCTGATAGCAGTCACTTCACCCTCATCGTTACCGATAAATTCCTTAGATAAGATACAGTATTCACGAGGGTCTCTACCGTAATGCTCCTTAACTTCAGCATGACCGTAGTCTACTCTCATGACACGTGGCCATTGGGGCCATGGATTGTCTTTAGCGCGTTCCACTGGTGGCTCGGGCAGCAATTCGAAATTTAGAACGGATGCTGCACCATGTCTCACCGATGTACCCAAACAATCGTTACCTGTGTCACCACCACCGACAACAATCACTTTCTTACCTTCGATCTTTTCACGAATAATAGCCAAGTCTTTGTCCAACAAGGCCTTGGTGTTAGATTCCAATAGTTGCATGGCAAAATCAatgtttttcaattcaCGTCCCTTGATAGACAAGTCACGTGGAATTGTGGAACCAATAGCATATACCACTGCATTGTGCTTGTTATTTAGTTCATCCATGGTCATAGTTTTACCAATTTCCGTGTTGGTAACAAATTCAACACCTTCAGCGCTTAATAAATCAATACGACGTTGCACTATCGCCTTATCCAGCTTCATGTTTGGAATACCGTACATCAATAACCCACCACAACGGTCGGATCTTTCATAGACGGTAACCTTGTGGCCGGCACGGTTCAGCATATCAGCACAAGCCAAACCGGCTGGACCAGAACCAATAACACCCACTGTGAAACCAGTACGCGTGCTTGGCGGGCATGGCTTAATCCATCCTTCTTTAAAGGCATTGTCGATAATAATTCTTTCGACTGATTTTATACCCACTGGGTCTTCAATAATACCTAGTGTACATGCTCCCTCACAGGGTGCTGGACAAACTCTTCCGGTAAATTCTGGGAAATTATTTGTTTCTAGCAGTTTGTCAAGTGCCAATTTCCATTGATTTTTGAATAACAACTCATTAAACTTAGGGATAATATTAGACAGAGGACAACCTGTATCAGATAAACAGAATGGTGTACCACAATCCATACATCTGGCAGTTTGGTATTTGGCATCCTTTTTAGTAATAGAATTAGTAAATTCTTTCCAGTCATTGACTCTTGTCTTTGGATCTCTATGTGTTTCGTAACGACGCTTGTGTACCATAAAACCACGtgttttttcaactctttCACTGTTCTTTTCTAGCTGTTTCGCATCTGGAACTGCATCTTCTAAATCAACAACCTTGGGTTCCTTTAAAGTGGCCTTGTTTGAAATACTAatactcttcttcttttcttgctctttGGCCTTTTGAT
The Saccharomyces mikatae IFO 1815 strain IFO1815 genome assembly, chromosome: 4 genome window above contains:
- the PAR32 gene encoding Par32p (similar to Saccharomyces cerevisiae PAR32 (YDL173W); ancestral locus Anc_7.362), whose amino-acid sequence is MATFNPYNEMENQARVQEYKVSTGRGGAGNIHRSISKPSPVLLPLKSNSKPAANNSSNGGNQEKVPRFAIGRGGAGNIFHDPHLTRSAQQLDSNDNINYNDVINDIDDYISPITSDMGEEGEGNPVTNTRSRISATRSHQSLHATTSSPNNKAPIVVGRGGAGNIFFNKKKVSSSGGNEEDEIRGSNYEDEDTINANEDNLFVVTSNGNALAAIKSASKKPKNKHKGKNVPEKFAIGRGGAGNIISPKSSRNTIQHNSNDEDGGKGDEVYVKDDNSKEKKKKKKKKSGFFNSLKTMFN